The proteins below come from a single Malus domestica chromosome 03, GDT2T_hap1 genomic window:
- the LOC103417609 gene encoding receptor-like protein kinase BRI1-like 3 — translation MMGFFCFPLMFVFHFHLLLSSTSGARTLSSSGGGGGGDVVELLYAFKQSSVVSDPQGFLSDWKPDSSTPFCSWKGITCSSDGAVTSLNLSNAGLIGDLHLPRLTTLPNLQQLHLQGNSFSGADLSVSNLTSCRLETVDLSSNNISQPLPVRSFLQGCDRLVFANLSRNSIPGGGLGFGASLLQLDISHNLISNADWLTCNNLNLLNVSHNKLTGKLSDSFLSCKNVSTLDLSYNNFSGKLPNSFIAKASPSLKYLDLSSNNFSGNFSALDFGQCSSLTLLRLSHNALSGDQFPPSFESCQALETLDLSNNKLENEIPGVLLGNLKKLRQLFLGHNRFSGAIPAELGKACGTLEELDISDNTLSGELPSSFLSCTSLVSLNLSHNQLSGNFLNTVVSSLPSLRYLYVPFNNITGPVPLSLTNGTRLQVLDLSSNAFTGNIPSEFCSSNAASVLEKVLLANNDLSGNVPSELGNCKNLKAIDLSFNHLSGPIPSEIWSLPKLSDLVMWANNLTGEIPEGICINGGNLETLILNNNLISGTIPRSIVNCTNMIWVSLSSNRLSGDIPSGIGNLHKLAILQLGNNSLSGQIPAELGKCENLIWLDLNSNELSGSIPPELSNQAGLVLPGIVSGKHFAFVRNEGGTSCRGAGGLVEFEGIRAETLEKFPMVHSCSSTRIYSGLTVYTFTSNGSMIFLDLSYNSLSGTIPENLGTLSYLQVLNIGHNMLGGNIPDSFGGLKAVGVLDLSHNNLQGYVPGSLGTLSFLNDLDVSNNNLTGVIPSGGQLTTFPASRYENNSGLCGVPLAACSSQRHSSDSKDGGKKNSLTSVMVIGTTVFFFCILILALVLYRVKKCQQKEEKREKYIESLPTSGSSSWKLCGVPEPLSINVATFEKPLRKLTFAHLLEATNGFSVDSLIGTGGFGEVYKAKLGDGCVVAIKKLIQVTGQGDREFMAEMETIGKIKHRNLVPLLGYCKIGEERLLVYEYMKWGSLEAVLHDKSKAGVLRLDWAARKKIAIGSARGLAFLHHSCSPHIIHRDMKSSNVLLDENFEARVSDFGMARLVNALDTHLSVSTLAGTPGYVPPEYYQSFRCTTKGDVYSYGVILLELLSGKRPIDPSAFGDDNNLVGWAKLLQREKRWSEILDTELLTQISGEAELYQYLRIAFECLDHRPFHRPTMIQVMAMFKELQVDSQNDVLDDFSLKETVVEEP, via the coding sequence ATGATGGGATTCTTTTGCTTTCCGTTGATGTTTGTTTTTCACTTCCACCTGCTCCTAAGTTCGACCTCAGGCGCCAGAACTTTGTCTTCaagcggcggcggcggcggcggcgatgTGGTGGAGCTGTTGTATGCATTCAAACAATCCTCTGTTGTATCTGATCCCCAGGGCTTCTTATCTGATTGGAAACCTGATTCTTCCACTCCTTTCTGCTCATGGAAAGGCATCACCTGCTCCTCTGACGGCGCAGTCACCTCCCTCAACCTCTCCAACGCCGGTCTCATTGGCGACCTCCACCTTCCGCGTCTCACCACCCTGCCGAACCTCCAGCAACTCCACCTACAGGGCAATTCATTCTCTGGTGCTGATCTCTCTGTGTCCAATTTAACATCATGCAGGCTTGAAACTGTTGACTTGTCCTCCAACAACATCTCCCAACCGCTTCCAGTCCGGTCGTTTCTTCAGGGCTGCGACCGCCTTGTTTTCGCTAACTTGTCGCGAAATTCAATCCCCGGAGGCGGTCTAGGGTTTGGTGCTTCTCTGCTTCAGCTTGACATCTCTCACAATCTGATTTCGAATGCGGACTGGTTGACTTGCAACAATCTGAACCTGCTCAATGTTTCACACAACAAGCTCACCGGAAAGCTGAGCGATTCTTTCTTGTCTTGCAAGAATGTATCAACCCTTGACCTTTCGTACAACAATTTTTCCGGGAAATTGCCAAACAGCTTCATTGCAAAGGCTTCACCTTCTCTCAAGTATTTGGATCTCTCAAGCAACAATTTTTCGGGGAATTTCTCCGCCCTTGATTTCGGGCAGTGCAGCAGCCTCACTTTGCTTAGGCTATCACATAATGCACTCTCTGGGGATCAGTTTCCTCCGAGTTTCGAAAGCTGTCAGGCTCTAGAGACGCTAGACCTGTCGAATAATAAGCTCGAGAATGAAATTCCGGGTGTTTTGTTGGGTAATCTGAAGAAATTGAGACAACTATTTCTTGGTCATAATCGTTTTTCGGGTGCAATTCCTGCCGAACTAGGAAAAGCTTGTGGGACTCTTGAGGAACTCGATATCTCTGATAACACTCTCTCTGGAGAGTTGCCCTCGAGTTTTTTGTCCTGCACTTCATTGGTTAGCCTCAATCTCAGTCACAATCAGCTCTCAGGGAATTTCCTCAATACCGTTGTAAGTAGTCTTCCTAGCTTGAGATATCTCTATGTGCCATTCAACAACATAACTGGTCCTGTGCCGCTGTCTCTTACAAATGGCACGCGACTTCAAGTGCTAGATCTCAGTTCGAACGCCTTCACTGGGAACATTCCTTCAGAGTTTTGCTCCTCCAATGCTGCATCAGTTTTAGAAAAGGTGCTTCTAGCCAACAATGATCTGTCCGGGAATGTGCCCTCGGAGCTTGGAAACTGCAAGAACCTGAAGGCCATTGATCTGAGTTTCAACCATTTGAGTGGTCCAATTCCTTCAGAAATTTGGAGCTTGCCGAAGCTCTCTGACTTGGTTATGTGGGCAAACAATCTCACCGGCGAAATCCCAGAAGGCATTTGCATCAACGGAGGAAACCTGGAAACTCTGATTCTCAACAACAATCTCATCTCTGGAACCATTCCGCGGTCGATTGTCAACTGCACCAATATGATTTGGGTGTCACTATCTAGCAACCGCCTCAGTGGAGATATCCCGTCTGGAATTGGGAATCTCCATAAGCTTGCTATACTCCAGTTGGGCAACAATTCACTCTCGGGACAGATTCCAGCTGAGCTTGGCAAGTGTGAGAACCTCATTTGGCTTGATTTAAATAGCAATGAATTAAGCGGTTCTATCCCTCCGGAGCTTTCCAACCAAGCCGGCCTAGTCCTTCCCGGGATTGTTTCCGGGAAGCATTTTGCATTCGTAAGAAATGAGGGGGGGACATCTTGCAGGGGTGCAGGAGGACTAGTTGAGTTTGAGGGCATCCGGGCAGAGACACTAGAAAAGTTTCCTATGGTTCACTCGTGCTCGTCAACTAGAATTTACTCTGGATTGACAGTTTACACATTCACCAGCAATGGCAGCATGATCTTCCTTGATCTGTCTTACAATTCCTTGTCCGGAACCATTCCTGAAAACTTAGGTACGCTGTCCTACTTGCAGGTCCTAAACATAGGACACAACATGCTAGGCGGAAACATTCCTGATAGCTTTGGAGGATTGAAAGCAGTTGGAGTCCTTGATCTCTCTCACAACAATCTTCAGGGTTATGTCCCGGGATCGTTGGGGACACTCTCTTTTCTGAATGACCTTGATGTGTCCAACAACAACCTCACTGGCGTCATCCCTTCCGGAGGTCAGCTGACCACTTTCCCAGCATCCAGATATGAGAACAACTCCGGCCTTTGTGGGGTACCCTTGGCGGCATGTAGCTCTCAAAGGCACTCATCAGATTCCAAAGATGGAGGGAAAAAGAATTCTTTGACCTCAGTAATGGTAATTGGTACCACAGTCTTTTTCTTCTGTATCCTTATACTAGCGCTAGTGCTGTATCGGGTGAAGAAGTGCCAGCAGAAggaggaaaagagagagaaatataTCGAAAGCCTTCCAACTTCCGGCAGCAGCAGCTGGAAACTTTGCGGTGTTCCTGAGCCTCTGAGCATCAACGTAGCCACATTCGAGAAACCTTTGAGGAAACTGACATTCGCCCATCTGCTCGAAGCCACCAACGGTTTCAGTGTAGACAGCTTGATTGGCACTGGAGGGTTTGGCGAGGTCTACAAGGCAAAACTGGGAGATGGCTGTGTTGTTGCAATTAAGAAGCTTATTCAAGTCACAGGGCAAGGCGACAGGGAGTTTATGGCAGAAATGGAAACTATTGGGAAAATCAAGCACCGGAACCTGGTTCCTTTGTTGGGGTACTGCAAGATCGGCGAGGAGAGACTTCTTGTGTATGAGTACATGAAATGGGGAAGTCTGGAGGCTGTTCTTCATGACAAGTCTAAGGCAGGGGTTTTGAGGCTTGATTGGGCAGCAAGAAAGAAGATTGCCATAGGGTCTGCGAGAGGTCTAGCATTCCTTCACCATAGTTGCTCACCTCATATTATCCACCGTGACATGAAGTCTAGCAATGTTCTTCTGGATGAAAATTTTGAGGCCAGAGTATCTGATTTTGGCATGGCAAGATTGGTCAATGCCCTCGACACTCATCTCAGTGTGAGCACCCTTGCAGGCACTCCAGGTTATGTTCCTCCTGAGTACTACCAGAGTTTTCGATGCACAACAAAAGGGGATGTCTACAGTTATGGCGTTATTTTGCTAGAGCTTCTCTCTGGTAAAAGGCCTATAGACCCATCAGCGTTTGGTGATGACAACAATCTGGTTGGATGGGCAAAGCTGCttcagagagagaagagatggAGTGAGATACTGGACACCGAGTTGTTGACACAAATATCCGGTGAGGCTGAACTATACCAGTATCTGCGGATTGCCTTTGAATGTCTTGATCACAGGCCATTCCATAGGCCAACCATGATTCAGGTTATGGCTATGTTTAAAGAGCTTCAGGTTGATTCACAGAATGACGTCCTTGATGACTTTTCGCTGAAAGAGACTGTTGTTGAAGAACCATGA